The following are encoded in a window of Bordetella genomosp. 10 genomic DNA:
- a CDS encoding DUF1800 domain-containing protein, with protein sequence MPAMPTPSSSTSPPTPGQASRFLAQATFGPTPAEIDRVVSMGYARWVDEQLAMPPSQTHFDWLMSMGKNTEAYKGNGINEPLDATLWRKFISAPDQLRTRAAFAFSEIFVVNVLSISASWPMFGAAAFMDTLAAHSLGNFRDMLEGVTHSVAMGCMLTYRGSRKEDPKTGRSPDENYAREVMQLFTIGLYELNPDGTLKLRDGKAVETYTNDDVRGLAKVFTGWDLAGQETDPEFQRRPMALNPANHSMSEKRFLGKVIPPGTGGVESLRIALDTLCAHPNVGPFIGTQLIQRLVTSNPSPAYVGRVAAVFADNGKGRRGDLGAVLRAILLDPEARQPDPASPTWGKVREPILRFAAWARAFGATSRNGQWAMPDTTDSTIRLGESPLRAPSVFNFFRPRFTPPNTPIAQQGMVAPEFQITDETSVAGYLNFVAIYVDRGWEDVQTDYAAEAALAHDTHALVRRIVLLLAGDAFSMATARVIADAVAEIPEPRKLDRVRAAIMLVAATPEYLVQK encoded by the coding sequence ATGCCCGCCATGCCCACACCGTCCTCCTCCACCTCCCCTCCCACGCCAGGCCAGGCTTCCCGTTTCCTGGCGCAGGCCACGTTCGGCCCCACGCCCGCCGAGATCGACCGGGTCGTGTCGATGGGTTATGCCCGCTGGGTGGACGAGCAACTGGCCATGCCGCCGTCGCAGACCCACTTCGACTGGCTGATGTCGATGGGCAAGAACACCGAGGCCTACAAGGGCAACGGCATCAACGAGCCGCTGGACGCCACCTTGTGGCGCAAGTTCATCTCGGCGCCCGACCAGTTGCGCACGCGCGCCGCCTTCGCGTTCTCGGAAATCTTCGTCGTCAACGTGCTGTCCATCTCGGCGTCCTGGCCCATGTTCGGCGCGGCGGCGTTCATGGACACGCTGGCCGCGCACAGCCTGGGCAACTTCCGCGACATGCTGGAAGGCGTCACGCACAGCGTGGCCATGGGCTGCATGCTGACGTACCGGGGCAGCCGCAAGGAAGATCCCAAGACCGGCCGTTCGCCGGACGAGAACTACGCGCGCGAGGTGATGCAGTTGTTCACCATCGGCTTGTACGAGCTCAATCCCGACGGCACGCTCAAGCTGCGCGACGGCAAGGCGGTGGAGACCTATACCAACGACGACGTGCGCGGCCTGGCCAAGGTCTTCACCGGATGGGACCTGGCGGGCCAGGAGACCGATCCCGAGTTCCAGCGCCGCCCCATGGCGTTGAACCCCGCCAACCATTCGATGTCGGAAAAGCGCTTCCTCGGCAAGGTCATCCCGCCGGGCACCGGCGGCGTCGAGTCCCTGCGCATCGCCCTGGACACCTTGTGCGCCCATCCCAACGTCGGCCCCTTCATCGGCACGCAGCTCATCCAGCGCCTGGTCACCAGCAATCCCAGCCCGGCCTACGTCGGCCGCGTCGCCGCGGTGTTCGCGGACAATGGCAAGGGCCGGCGCGGCGACCTGGGCGCGGTGCTGCGCGCCATCCTGCTGGACCCGGAAGCGCGCCAGCCCGATCCGGCGTCGCCGACCTGGGGCAAGGTGCGCGAGCCCATCCTGCGCTTCGCCGCCTGGGCCCGGGCCTTCGGCGCGACCTCGCGCAACGGGCAATGGGCCATGCCCGATACGACCGACAGCACCATACGCCTGGGGGAAAGCCCGCTGCGCGCGCCGTCGGTCTTCAACTTTTTTCGTCCCCGCTTTACGCCGCCCAATACGCCGATCGCGCAGCAGGGCATGGTGGCGCCCGAGTTCCAGATCACCGATGAAACCAGCGTGGCGGGATACCTGAATTTCGTGGCGATCTACGTCGACCGGGGCTGGGAGGACGTGCAGACCGACTACGCGGCCGAGGCGGCGCTGGCGCACGATACGCACGCGCTGGTGCGGCGCATCGTGCTGCTGCTGGCGGGCGACGCCTTCAGCATGGCCACCGCGCGCGTCATCGCGGACGCGGTGGCGGAGATCCCGGAACCGCGCAAGCTCGACCGCGTGCGCGCGGCCATCATGCTGGTGGCGGCGACCCCGGAATACCTGGTGCAGAAATGA
- a CDS encoding DUF1501 domain-containing protein, which yields MKATRREFLRRASLLGMSGTAAPLALQMAAVGAAAAAEPPAAAPHAGGPAGGMGNAGAAGNVSDYKALVCIFLYGGNDPYNTVVPYDPARHARYFQARADIALARDKLAATALKPRDPPPGGDAYALAPGLAPLVPWFERGQLAVQLNVGPLAAPTSKRDYIGARVPLPPKLFSHNDQQSYWQALAPEGAASGWGGRLADLFIAANDNATFTGVTAGGSALLLAGHHVSAYRVSPAGSTPIELLQRDTYGSTTCTDLMRLLVTQSGEHLFERQHAAIVARSIRADARLRTALARDTVGGDFATPLAAQLKIVARMIAARDTLGMRRQVFFVTQNGYDNHDGLNDVHPGLLRELGGAMAEFQKALDAMGVAGQVTTFTASEFGRTLVSNGNGSDHGWGGHHLVLGGAVRGGRFYGRHPELALDGPGFVDHGRMLPDVAVDQFGATLATWFGAGSGSLDDVFPNLRRFDNRDLGFMQDAAQVG from the coding sequence ATGAAGGCCACACGACGCGAATTCCTCCGGCGGGCGTCCCTGCTCGGCATGAGCGGCACGGCCGCGCCGCTGGCGTTGCAGATGGCGGCGGTGGGCGCGGCCGCCGCGGCCGAGCCACCCGCGGCCGCGCCGCATGCGGGCGGCCCGGCCGGCGGCATGGGCAACGCGGGCGCTGCCGGCAACGTAAGCGACTACAAGGCCCTGGTCTGCATCTTCCTCTACGGCGGCAACGACCCCTACAACACCGTCGTGCCCTACGACCCCGCGCGCCATGCCCGCTATTTCCAGGCCCGCGCGGACATCGCGCTGGCGCGCGACAAGCTGGCCGCGACGGCGCTCAAGCCCAGGGACCCGCCGCCGGGCGGCGACGCCTATGCGCTGGCGCCCGGCCTGGCGCCGCTGGTGCCGTGGTTCGAGCGCGGCCAACTGGCGGTGCAACTGAACGTGGGGCCGCTGGCGGCGCCCACCAGCAAGCGCGACTACATCGGCGCCCGCGTGCCGCTGCCGCCCAAGCTGTTCTCGCACAACGACCAGCAGTCCTATTGGCAGGCGCTGGCGCCGGAAGGCGCGGCGTCCGGCTGGGGCGGCCGGCTGGCGGATCTCTTCATCGCCGCCAACGACAACGCCACGTTCACGGGCGTGACGGCCGGCGGCAGCGCGCTGCTGCTGGCGGGGCATCACGTCAGCGCCTACCGGGTCAGCCCGGCGGGCTCCACGCCCATCGAGCTGCTGCAGCGCGACACCTATGGCTCGACCACCTGCACCGATCTCATGCGCCTGCTCGTCACGCAGTCCGGCGAGCATCTGTTCGAGCGCCAGCATGCGGCCATCGTGGCGCGATCCATCCGCGCCGACGCGCGCCTGCGCACGGCCCTGGCGCGCGACACGGTGGGCGGCGATTTCGCCACGCCCTTGGCCGCCCAGTTGAAGATCGTGGCCCGCATGATCGCCGCGCGCGACACCCTGGGCATGCGCCGCCAGGTGTTCTTCGTGACGCAGAACGGCTACGACAACCACGACGGCCTGAACGACGTGCACCCCGGCCTGCTGCGCGAACTGGGCGGCGCCATGGCCGAGTTCCAGAAGGCGCTGGACGCCATGGGCGTGGCGGGACAGGTCACCACCTTCACGGCCTCGGAGTTCGGGCGCACGCTGGTCTCCAACGGCAACGGCTCCGATCATGGCTGGGGCGGCCATCACCTGGTGCTGGGCGGCGCGGTGCGCGGCGGCCGTTTCTACGGCAGGCATCCCGAACTGGCGCTGGACGGCCCGGGCTTCGTCGACCATGGCCGCATGCTGCCCGACGTGGCGGTGGACCAGTTCGGCGCCACCCTGGCGACCTGGTTCGGCGCCGGCTCCGGCTCCCTCGACGACGTGTTTCCGAATCTGCGCCGCTTCGACAACCGCGACCTGGGCTTCATGCAGGACGCGGCGCAGGTCGGATGA
- a CDS encoding lytic transglycosylase domain-containing protein — MMTLWPSPARPGFPGFPGLPGFPGLPGFLGFLGFLGRPGRVAVAGLLAAAVLAVWPDRAVAGDIYRYRDPFGIPRVMVVPKGYAKYYQRAQQRAQARAGVRVASGARADAAGLDALDAASRLESLSAHPGMENYRGIISKAAADAGVDSALLGAVIAVESGFRKDARSPRGALGLMQLMPATAATLLKHGDIEAALVDPAINVGAGSRHLRRLLDLYPGRLDLALAAYNAGTGAVAKYDDVPPYAETRQYVRDVIALYARYKGGQ; from the coding sequence ATGATGACACTGTGGCCATCCCCGGCAAGGCCGGGCTTTCCGGGCTTTCCGGGCCTTCCGGGCTTTCCGGGCCTTCCGGGCTTTCTGGGCTTTCTGGGCTTTCTGGGCCGTCCCGGCCGCGTCGCGGTGGCGGGGCTGCTGGCCGCGGCGGTGCTGGCCGTGTGGCCGGATCGCGCCGTGGCCGGCGACATCTACCGCTATCGCGATCCCTTCGGCATTCCCCGCGTCATGGTGGTGCCCAAGGGTTACGCCAAGTACTATCAACGGGCGCAGCAGCGCGCCCAGGCGCGGGCCGGCGTGCGCGTGGCGAGCGGCGCGCGCGCGGACGCGGCGGGGCTGGATGCGCTCGACGCGGCGAGCCGCCTGGAAAGCCTGTCGGCGCATCCCGGCATGGAGAACTATCGCGGCATCATCTCCAAGGCCGCGGCCGACGCCGGGGTGGACAGCGCCTTGCTGGGCGCCGTCATCGCGGTGGAGTCGGGCTTCCGCAAGGACGCCCGTTCGCCGCGCGGCGCGCTGGGCCTGATGCAGTTGATGCCCGCCACGGCGGCGACCCTGCTCAAGCACGGCGACATCGAGGCGGCGCTGGTGGACCCCGCCATCAACGTCGGCGCGGGTTCGCGCCACCTGCGGCGCCTGCTGGACCTGTATCCCGGGCGGCTGGACCTGGCCCTGGCCGCCTACAATGCGGGGACGGGCGCCGTGGCCAAGTACGACGACGTGCCGCCGTATGCGGAGACGCGCCAATACGTGCGCGACGTCATCGCCCTGTATGCGCGCTACAAGGGCGGGCAATAG
- a CDS encoding phosphatase PAP2 family protein, which yields MHSFWVFLSALGESRLLVPAAVVATLFLVASERATVFKWACGFGIAALVVLVSKLAFLGWGYGWEAIDFTGFSGHAMVSAAIYPVLGYALGNVHSERAARWGTAAGALLAIAIGVSRLYLRAHSPSEVILGLLVGGIVSSMVLLKWPAHRTGLRAGAVLLGFLLSAAASYTIAPKVRTHDLVVVMALKLSGSAQPYTREALNWNRR from the coding sequence ATGCATTCCTTCTGGGTATTTCTGTCGGCGCTCGGCGAGTCCCGTCTCCTGGTGCCGGCCGCGGTGGTGGCGACCCTTTTCCTGGTGGCGTCGGAACGCGCCACGGTCTTCAAATGGGCCTGCGGCTTCGGCATCGCCGCCCTGGTGGTGCTGGTGTCCAAGCTGGCCTTCCTGGGCTGGGGCTATGGCTGGGAGGCGATCGATTTCACGGGTTTCAGCGGCCACGCCATGGTCAGCGCGGCCATCTATCCCGTGCTCGGCTACGCCCTGGGCAACGTCCATTCGGAACGCGCCGCGCGCTGGGGCACGGCGGCCGGCGCGCTGCTCGCGATAGCGATCGGCGTCTCGCGCCTGTACCTGCGCGCGCATTCGCCGTCGGAGGTCATCCTCGGCCTGCTGGTCGGCGGCATCGTCTCCAGCATGGTGTTGCTGAAGTGGCCCGCCCACCGCACGGGCCTGCGCGCGGGCGCGGTGCTCCTCGGCTTCCTGCTGTCCGCCGCGGCCAGCTACACCATCGCGCCGAAGGTGCGTACGCACGATCTGGTGGTGGTCATGGCGCTCAAGCTGTCGGGTTCCGCGCAGCCCTACACCCGCGAAGCCTTGAACTGGAATCGCCGCTGA
- a CDS encoding MFS transporter yields the protein MPLALGAFIVPLIVACALFMENVDATVLVTSLPELAHDLGQDPITLKLAVTSYVVGLGVFIPICGWVADRFGSRTVFRAAIGVFIAGSLLCAASTSLFTFVLARFVQGVGGAMMVPVGRIIIFRSVARADFVRAVNYLTVPALLGPVVGPLLGGFITTYLHWRLMFFINVPIGILGIWLTNRHIENTQMPHPGKLDWLGFVMSGGGAALFMLAMSLLGSDIVDMRDNLIMLAVGVLLLLAYWAYARRASNPVLDLSFLRVPTFHTAVIGGSLFRIGLGAIPFLLPLALQEGLGMTPFEAGTITCASAFGALFMKLVAQPVLRRFGFGPVLMANAILAGVAIAVYGVFHPGMSRLSIWFIVLFGGVFPSLQFTALNALAYAEIESADVGRATSLAAVIQQMSLGLGVVVAGIALQLSHYVQGHPRIVWTDFWPAFLVLGLCSVASVPVTARMPRGAGGELARGR from the coding sequence ATGCCACTCGCCCTGGGTGCTTTCATCGTTCCCCTGATCGTCGCCTGCGCGCTTTTCATGGAGAACGTCGACGCGACGGTGCTGGTGACCTCTCTACCCGAACTGGCGCACGACCTGGGGCAGGACCCCATCACCCTGAAGCTGGCGGTCACCAGCTACGTGGTGGGCCTGGGGGTCTTCATTCCCATCTGCGGCTGGGTGGCCGACCGCTTCGGTTCGCGCACGGTCTTTCGCGCGGCCATCGGCGTCTTCATCGCCGGTTCGCTGCTGTGCGCCGCCTCCACCTCCTTGTTCACCTTCGTGCTGGCGCGCTTCGTGCAAGGCGTGGGCGGCGCCATGATGGTGCCGGTGGGCCGCATCATCATTTTCCGTTCGGTGGCGCGCGCGGACTTCGTGCGCGCGGTCAACTACCTCACCGTCCCCGCGCTGCTGGGCCCGGTGGTGGGCCCCTTGCTGGGCGGCTTCATCACCACCTACCTGCACTGGCGCCTGATGTTCTTCATCAACGTGCCCATCGGCATCCTCGGCATCTGGCTCACCAACCGCCATATCGAAAACACGCAGATGCCGCATCCGGGGAAGCTGGACTGGCTGGGCTTCGTCATGTCGGGCGGCGGGGCCGCGCTGTTCATGCTGGCCATGTCGCTGCTCGGCAGCGACATCGTCGACATGCGCGACAACCTCATCATGCTGGCGGTGGGCGTGCTGCTGTTGCTGGCGTATTGGGCCTATGCGCGGCGCGCGAGCAACCCCGTGCTGGACCTGAGCTTCCTGCGCGTCCCGACCTTCCACACCGCCGTCATCGGCGGTTCCCTGTTCCGCATCGGCCTGGGGGCGATTCCCTTCCTGCTTCCGCTGGCCTTGCAGGAAGGGTTGGGCATGACGCCGTTCGAAGCGGGCACCATCACCTGTGCCTCGGCCTTCGGCGCGCTGTTCATGAAGCTGGTCGCGCAGCCCGTGCTGCGCCGCTTCGGCTTCGGCCCGGTGTTGATGGCCAACGCCATCCTGGCCGGCGTGGCCATCGCCGTCTATGGCGTGTTCCACCCGGGCATGTCGCGCCTGTCGATCTGGTTCATCGTGCTGTTCGGCGGCGTGTTCCCCTCGCTGCAATTCACCGCGCTCAACGCGCTCGCGTACGCGGAGATCGAAAGCGCGGACGTCGGCCGCGCCACCAGCCTGGCGGCGGTGATCCAGCAGATGTCGCTGGGCCTGGGCGTGGTGGTGGCCGGCATCGCGTTGCAGCTCTCGCACTACGTGCAGGGCCATCCGCGCATCGTCTGGACCGATTTCTGGCCGGCCTTCCTGGTGCTGGGGCTGTGTTCGGTGGCGTCGGTGCCGGTCACCGCGCGCATGCCGCGCGGGGCGGGCGGCGAACTGGCGCGCGGGCGCTGA
- a CDS encoding DUF2501 domain-containing protein, which translates to MKGSLFLRCGAAALALALAGPAGAQALNKLEGVLGGGGHGESAGSGAGGGSMLGGLASGNLTSGSMGNATGVLQYCIKNNYLSGDGATSLKDKLTSRLSGSSGQPAEKNDDYVSGAKGLLKTGDGKSVDLSGDGLKSQVTKKACDAVLAQAKGFL; encoded by the coding sequence ATGAAAGGATCCCTATTTCTCCGCTGCGGCGCGGCCGCGCTGGCGCTGGCCCTGGCCGGACCGGCCGGCGCGCAGGCGCTGAACAAACTGGAAGGCGTGCTGGGCGGCGGCGGACATGGTGAAAGCGCGGGCAGCGGCGCCGGCGGCGGCTCCATGCTCGGCGGCCTCGCTTCCGGCAACCTGACCTCCGGCAGCATGGGCAACGCGACGGGCGTCCTGCAGTACTGCATCAAGAACAACTACCTGAGCGGCGACGGCGCGACGTCGCTGAAGGACAAGCTGACCAGCCGCCTGTCCGGCAGCAGCGGCCAGCCGGCGGAGAAGAACGACGACTACGTGTCCGGCGCCAAGGGACTGCTGAAGACCGGCGACGGCAAGAGCGTGGATCTCAGCGGCGACGGATTGAAATCGCAAGTGACCAAGAAGGCCTGCGACGCGGTGCTGGCGCAGGCGAAAGGCTTCCTGTAG
- a CDS encoding NAD(P)-dependent oxidoreductase: MTSQQPLRILLSRATADRLRERVDTVLKGRPHELLIAEPTRGHAHGNADVAYISREVTGSSTKHVLTESLEAFYESLRASPMLQWVHVHSAGLDRPIFPELMARGVKVTPSSGANSEPVMQNALAGLLALARHLPELMRAQRENRWLKAGELTMPRDLRGQKAVIVGWGVIGQRLGEMLRALGLRISVVRSSAQPVEGAQECVAFEDMASILGDADWLVLACPLTERTRFLVDRAMLSALPPRAHLINVARGEVVREAELIAALREGRLAGAYLDVYEHEPLAADSPLWQMPNVIATPHSAGHSDGNAGRVDGIFLDLLARWSAEHP; the protein is encoded by the coding sequence ATGACCAGCCAGCAACCGCTTCGTATCCTGCTTTCCCGCGCCACGGCGGACCGTTTGCGCGAACGCGTGGACACGGTGCTGAAGGGACGTCCCCATGAACTGTTGATCGCCGAGCCGACGCGCGGCCATGCCCATGGTAACGCCGACGTCGCCTACATTTCGCGCGAAGTTACCGGAAGTTCCACCAAACACGTTCTGACGGAATCGCTGGAAGCCTTCTACGAATCGCTGCGGGCCTCGCCCATGCTGCAATGGGTGCACGTGCACTCGGCCGGCCTGGATCGCCCCATCTTTCCGGAGCTGATGGCGCGGGGCGTAAAAGTTACGCCTTCCTCCGGCGCCAATTCCGAGCCCGTGATGCAGAACGCGCTGGCCGGCCTGCTGGCGCTGGCGCGCCACTTACCCGAATTGATGCGGGCCCAGCGCGAGAACCGCTGGCTCAAGGCGGGCGAGCTGACCATGCCGCGCGACCTCAGGGGCCAGAAGGCCGTGATCGTCGGCTGGGGCGTGATCGGCCAGCGCCTGGGCGAGATGCTGCGCGCGCTGGGCCTGCGCATCTCGGTGGTGCGCAGCAGCGCGCAGCCGGTCGAGGGCGCGCAGGAATGCGTGGCGTTCGAGGACATGGCGTCCATCCTGGGCGATGCCGATTGGCTGGTGCTGGCCTGCCCGCTGACCGAACGCACCCGCTTCCTGGTCGACCGCGCCATGCTTTCCGCGCTGCCGCCGCGCGCCCACCTGATCAACGTCGCGCGCGGCGAGGTGGTGCGGGAGGCCGAATTGATCGCCGCCCTGCGCGAAGGCCGCCTGGCCGGCGCCTACCTGGACGTCTACGAGCACGAGCCCCTGGCGGCCGATTCCCCCTTGTGGCAGATGCCCAATGTCATCGCCACGCCGCATTCCGCCGGCCATTCCGACGGCAACGCCGGACGGGTGGACGGCATCTTCCTCGATCTGCTGGCACGCTGGAGCGCCGAGCATCCCTGA
- a CDS encoding LysR family transcriptional regulator, which produces MKNDPSSELVFFALLARHGSLSAAARALDITPPAATKRLAQMEQRLGVRLVNRTTRRVSLTSEGETYLQHATHILAEIRAMEDQLAGSRAEPRGLLRVNATLGFGRTVIAPLVSEYARLHPEVQVQLEVTDRPVDLVQQGYDVAVRFGQPADSRLSARRLLSNRRFLCASPAYLSRHGAPQTPAALQEHRCIIHRQNDEAYGAWRFTRDRQTEVVKVGGALASNDGDIVLGWALDGHGILIRSEWDLAKYLETGRLRRLLPAYTLEPADLFVYYPSRHHMSARVRGFIDFLAARFDTPASKDQSVRRARPRE; this is translated from the coding sequence ATGAAAAACGATCCATCCTCCGAACTGGTCTTCTTCGCCCTGCTGGCGCGGCACGGCAGCCTGTCGGCCGCGGCGCGCGCCCTGGACATCACGCCGCCGGCGGCCACCAAGCGGCTGGCGCAGATGGAGCAGCGGCTGGGCGTGCGCCTGGTCAACCGCACGACGCGGCGGGTCAGCCTGACCAGCGAGGGCGAGACCTATCTCCAGCACGCGACCCACATCCTGGCCGAGATCCGCGCCATGGAGGACCAACTGGCCGGCAGCCGCGCCGAACCGCGCGGCCTGCTGCGGGTGAACGCCACCCTGGGCTTCGGCCGCACCGTGATCGCGCCGCTGGTCTCGGAATACGCCCGCCTGCACCCGGAGGTCCAGGTCCAACTGGAGGTCACCGACCGGCCGGTGGACCTGGTGCAGCAGGGCTATGACGTGGCGGTGCGCTTCGGCCAGCCCGCCGACAGCCGGCTGAGCGCGCGGCGCCTGCTGAGCAACCGGCGCTTCCTGTGCGCGTCGCCCGCCTACCTGAGCCGCCACGGCGCGCCGCAGACGCCGGCCGCGCTACAGGAGCACCGCTGCATCATCCACCGGCAGAACGACGAGGCCTACGGCGCCTGGCGCTTCACGCGCGACCGCCAGACGGAGGTGGTCAAGGTCGGCGGGGCGCTGGCCAGCAACGACGGCGACATCGTGCTGGGCTGGGCGCTGGACGGCCACGGCATCCTGATCCGCTCGGAATGGGACCTGGCCAAGTATCTGGAAACGGGCCGCTTGCGGCGCCTGCTGCCGGCCTACACGCTGGAGCCGGCCGACCTGTTCGTCTACTACCCGAGCCGGCATCACATGTCGGCGCGGGTGCGCGGCTTCATCGATTTCCTGGCCGCCCGCTTCGATACGCCGGCCTCGAAGGATCAGAGCGTCAGGCGCGCGCGGCCGCGGGAATAA
- a CDS encoding mandelate racemase/muconate lactonizing enzyme family protein translates to MRIVEIREKTVPISSPIRNAYIDFSKMTLSLVAVITDVIRDGRPVVGYGFNSNGRYGQGMLMRERFIPRILEAEPDSLVDDSGANLDPHKIWKTMFINEKPGGHGERSVAIGTMDMAIWDAVAKIAGKPLFQLLAERYGNGTPNRKVFVYAAGGYYYPGQDHEKLKDEMRSYLDRGYTVVKKKIGGASLDEDLRRIDSILSVLQDGQRLCVDANGRFDLDTAIAYAKALSQYDLFWYEEAGDPLDFELQATLRNYYDKPMATGENLFSMQDARNLIRYGGMRADRDWLQFDCALSYGLVEYLRTLDMLHQHGWSPSRCIPHGGHQMSLNIAAGLGLGGNESYPDLFQPYGGFPDGVKVENSYITMPDLPGIGFEGKADLIKEMRALSD, encoded by the coding sequence ATGAGAATCGTTGAAATCCGGGAAAAGACCGTTCCCATCAGCTCGCCCATCCGCAACGCCTACATCGACTTCAGCAAGATGACCCTGAGCCTGGTGGCCGTCATCACCGACGTCATCCGCGACGGCAGGCCGGTCGTGGGCTACGGCTTCAATTCCAACGGCCGCTACGGCCAGGGCATGTTGATGCGCGAGCGCTTCATCCCGCGCATCCTGGAAGCCGAGCCGGACTCCCTGGTCGACGACAGCGGCGCCAACCTGGACCCGCACAAGATCTGGAAGACCATGTTCATCAACGAGAAGCCGGGCGGCCATGGCGAGCGTTCGGTGGCCATCGGCACGATGGACATGGCGATCTGGGACGCGGTCGCCAAGATCGCCGGCAAGCCGCTGTTCCAGTTGCTGGCCGAGCGCTACGGCAACGGCACGCCCAACCGCAAGGTTTTCGTCTACGCCGCCGGCGGCTACTACTATCCCGGCCAGGACCACGAGAAGCTGAAGGACGAGATGCGCAGCTATCTCGACCGCGGCTACACGGTGGTGAAGAAGAAGATCGGCGGCGCCTCGCTGGACGAGGACCTGCGCCGCATCGATTCCATCCTCAGCGTGTTGCAGGACGGCCAGCGCCTGTGCGTGGACGCCAACGGCCGTTTCGACCTGGACACCGCCATCGCCTACGCCAAGGCGCTGTCGCAATACGACCTGTTCTGGTACGAGGAAGCCGGCGATCCGCTGGATTTCGAATTGCAGGCCACGCTGCGCAACTACTACGACAAGCCCATGGCCACCGGCGAGAACCTGTTCTCCATGCAGGATGCCCGCAACCTGATCCGCTACGGCGGCATGCGCGCGGACCGCGACTGGCTGCAATTCGACTGCGCGCTGAGCTACGGCTTGGTGGAGTACCTGCGCACCCTGGACATGCTGCACCAGCACGGCTGGTCGCCCAGCCGCTGCATCCCGCACGGCGGCCACCAGATGTCGCTGAACATCGCCGCCGGCCTGGGCCTGGGCGGAAACGAGTCCTATCCGGACCTGTTCCAGCCGTATGGTGGCTTCCCCGACGGCGTGAAGGTGGAGAACAGCTACATCACCATGCCGGACCTGCCCGGCATCGGCTTCGAGGGCAAGGCGGACCTGATCAAGGAAATGCGCGCGCTGTCGGATTGA
- a CDS encoding Cof-type HAD-IIB family hydrolase: MAQPEVDDGAPGKANAAGEDGGATARVRVRAGVAADKPVNASGIALLVSDVDGTLLRMDKSLAPATIAAVDRLRAAGVRFTLVSARPPRGMLPLIQALNITVPTAAFNGGAIVGARGEILESTRLTGRDARIALDLLLREPVETWVFADDQWLLRDPAGEYVPLERKTLGYDGVVVDDFSPWADRIDKIVAASSDPALLGRLEQALNARIAPHALALRSQTYYLDITHARANKGDALSALARQVGVPLTATAAIGDGDNDVPMFKRAGLSIAMGHADPAVRAQARCVTASNDKDGLAQAIDRIILGGAAPGRG; encoded by the coding sequence ATGGCACAGCCTGAAGTAGACGACGGCGCGCCCGGGAAGGCCAACGCCGCGGGCGAGGACGGCGGCGCCACCGCGCGGGTGCGCGTGCGGGCGGGGGTGGCGGCCGACAAGCCGGTGAACGCCTCCGGCATCGCCCTGCTGGTGTCCGACGTGGACGGCACCCTGCTGCGCATGGACAAGAGCCTGGCGCCGGCCACCATCGCGGCGGTGGACCGCCTGCGCGCGGCCGGCGTGCGCTTCACGCTGGTCAGCGCGCGGCCGCCGCGCGGCATGCTGCCGCTGATCCAGGCGCTGAACATCACGGTGCCGACGGCCGCCTTCAACGGCGGCGCCATCGTCGGCGCGCGCGGCGAGATCCTGGAGTCGACGCGCCTGACCGGCCGCGACGCCCGCATCGCGCTGGACCTGCTGCTGCGCGAGCCGGTGGAAACCTGGGTCTTCGCGGACGACCAGTGGCTGCTGCGCGACCCGGCCGGCGAGTACGTGCCGCTGGAAAGAAAGACCCTGGGCTACGACGGCGTGGTGGTGGACGATTTCTCGCCCTGGGCGGACCGCATCGACAAGATCGTCGCCGCCAGTTCCGATCCCGCCCTGCTGGGACGCCTGGAGCAGGCGTTGAACGCCCGCATCGCGCCCCATGCGCTGGCGCTGCGCTCGCAGACCTACTACCTGGACATCACCCATGCGCGCGCCAACAAGGGCGACGCGCTGTCGGCCCTGGCCCGCCAGGTGGGCGTGCCCCTGACGGCCACCGCCGCCATCGGCGACGGCGACAACGACGTTCCCATGTTCAAGCGCGCCGGCCTGTCCATCGCCATGGGCCATGCCGATCCCGCGGTGCGCGCCCAGGCGCGCTGCGTGACGGCGTCCAACGACAAGGACGGGCTGGCCCAGGCCATCGACCGCATCATCCTGGGCGGCGCGGCGCCCGGCCGCGGCTGA